In a single window of the Streptomyces sp. NBC_00353 genome:
- a CDS encoding PP2C family protein-serine/threonine phosphatase: protein MPSHLSADRPAPQPPERDAVDVLINRTRRLRGDVDAVRRDAALVDEDDPQLRWQRALCELAVHHLDDLGTHLGQLKEGPPPGTAEQPAQDAERAEQEPATDPQAGSLLSRVGSAEWNLLTDEVSWSEELFEIFGRLPDAGPLSLDELPSVLLLEDQPLLTTLVTDCLVDGKPIDGEFRILRADGRMRTLHMMGEPVLDADGCTASMWAVLRDVSELRRSQRVARQTGDTLRRQQHMAQTERRMAVELQEAVLPAWRGSLLLPQQGPGALDVAARYLPSHASDLIGGDWYDALELPDGRTLLTVGDLTGHGIPATSAMAMLLGALRGMAVAGIEPGALMGHLNQLLEASVQPALGSAMCCRFDPVTGTLAWAQAGHPAPLLFRNGAGRPLPSPDGVLLGAASSVAYEQDEVTLLPGDVLVLHTDGLTRRSDRGAGPEALLALAPRFAEARTAQECVRTVVEEFGGTERLDDACVLIARIGV, encoded by the coding sequence ATGCCGTCCCATCTGTCCGCGGACCGCCCCGCCCCACAGCCTCCCGAGCGCGATGCCGTCGACGTGTTGATCAACCGGACTCGTCGGCTGCGCGGAGATGTGGATGCCGTGCGGCGGGACGCGGCGCTGGTCGACGAGGACGATCCGCAGCTGCGCTGGCAGCGCGCGCTCTGTGAGCTGGCGGTCCATCATCTCGACGATCTCGGCACGCATCTGGGTCAGCTCAAGGAAGGACCGCCGCCCGGGACCGCGGAGCAGCCGGCACAGGACGCGGAGCGGGCGGAGCAGGAGCCCGCCACCGATCCGCAGGCCGGGTCGCTGCTGAGCCGGGTGGGCAGCGCCGAGTGGAATCTGCTGACCGACGAGGTCAGCTGGTCGGAGGAGCTGTTCGAGATCTTCGGCCGCCTCCCGGATGCGGGACCGCTGTCGCTCGACGAGCTTCCGTCCGTGCTGCTCCTCGAGGACCAGCCGCTGCTCACCACGCTGGTGACGGACTGTCTGGTCGACGGAAAGCCGATAGACGGCGAGTTCCGCATCCTGCGGGCCGACGGCCGGATGCGCACCCTGCACATGATGGGCGAGCCCGTTCTCGACGCAGACGGCTGCACCGCCTCCATGTGGGCCGTCCTGCGGGATGTCAGCGAGCTGCGGCGCAGTCAGCGCGTGGCGCGCCAGACCGGTGACACGCTCCGGCGCCAGCAGCACATGGCCCAGACCGAACGCCGGATGGCGGTAGAGCTCCAGGAGGCCGTACTCCCCGCATGGCGCGGCTCGCTGCTGCTCCCGCAGCAGGGACCCGGCGCACTGGATGTCGCGGCCCGCTACCTGCCTTCGCATGCCAGTGATCTGATCGGCGGCGACTGGTACGACGCGCTGGAACTGCCGGACGGCAGGACACTGCTCACGGTCGGCGATCTGACCGGTCACGGCATCCCGGCCACCTCGGCCATGGCGATGCTGCTGGGTGCGCTGCGCGGGATGGCGGTGGCGGGCATCGAGCCGGGCGCCCTGATGGGCCACCTCAACCAATTACTCGAAGCTTCGGTGCAGCCCGCGCTCGGCAGTGCGATGTGCTGCCGTTTCGACCCCGTGACCGGCACGCTCGCCTGGGCACAGGCCGGCCACCCCGCACCGCTGCTGTTCCGCAACGGAGCGGGACGACCTCTGCCGTCACCGGACGGGGTCCTGCTCGGCGCGGCCTCCTCGGTGGCGTACGAGCAGGACGAAGTGACCCTGCTGCCCGGCGATGTGCTGGTTCTGCACACCGACGGACTGACCCGCCGCAGCGACCGGGGTGCGGGCCCGGAGGCACTGCTCGCGCTCGCACCGCGCTTCGCCGAGGCGCGCACGGCACAGGAGTGCGTACGGACGGTCGTCGAGGAGTTCGGTGGCACCGAGCGCCTGGACGACGCATGCGTGCTGATCGCCCGCATCGGGGTGTAA
- a CDS encoding YoaK family protein, whose amino-acid sequence MSTPMVPTGRFSADAARDPWGEWALILLSAASGAADAFVFLCVGQVFAGVMTGNLVLLGGSAAGVGEHGVALRVVTALVAYGCGVACGAWMGEELRWRLPMMLLVEVVLLTAGAVLWGLELITSDGDRLGLLAVISLAMGIQGRIRATPTNYFTGTLTSLVGRVALRSLRGEDGWVMGRLIAVVAGATATALTVRLWPGAAAWVAAALAAGALLVEAVPGRPSRR is encoded by the coding sequence GTGTCCACTCCCATGGTGCCCACCGGCCGGTTCAGCGCGGATGCCGCGCGCGATCCGTGGGGCGAGTGGGCGCTGATACTTCTGTCCGCCGCGTCCGGGGCGGCGGATGCGTTCGTCTTCCTCTGTGTCGGCCAGGTCTTCGCCGGGGTGATGACCGGCAATCTCGTGCTGCTGGGCGGCTCCGCCGCCGGTGTCGGGGAGCACGGGGTCGCACTGCGCGTCGTCACCGCGCTCGTTGCGTACGGATGCGGGGTCGCGTGCGGCGCGTGGATGGGTGAGGAGCTGCGGTGGCGGCTGCCGATGATGCTGCTGGTCGAGGTGGTGCTGCTCACGGCGGGCGCCGTGCTGTGGGGGCTGGAGCTGATAACGTCCGACGGGGACCGGCTCGGACTGTTGGCGGTGATCTCCCTGGCGATGGGGATTCAGGGCCGGATCCGTGCAACGCCGACCAACTACTTCACCGGCACGCTGACGTCACTTGTCGGGCGGGTGGCGCTGCGGTCCCTGCGTGGCGAGGACGGCTGGGTGATGGGCCGGCTGATCGCTGTCGTGGCGGGTGCGACGGCGACCGCGTTGACGGTCCGGCTCTGGCCGGGCGCCGCTGCCTGGGTCGCCGCGGCGCTGGCGGCGGGTGCCCTGCTCGTCGAGGCGGTGCCGGGGCGACCGTCCCGGAGGTGA
- the rpmG gene encoding 50S ribosomal protein L33 → MARSEARPVVTLRSTAGTGQTYVTRKSRRNNPDRLVLRKFDPAAGQHVLFREER, encoded by the coding sequence ATGGCACGCAGTGAAGCCCGCCCCGTCGTCACTCTGAGGTCGACCGCCGGCACGGGACAGACCTATGTGACACGCAAGAGCCGTCGCAACAACCCCGACCGGCTGGTCCTGCGCAAGTTCGACCCGGCCGCCGGGCAGCATGTCCTCTTCCGCGAGGAACGCTGA
- a CDS encoding phosphatidylinositol-specific phospholipase C domain-containing protein yields the protein MGHGWRRGLTTAAAGLLAVGLTAGSARSADTGESAYSATTGVGVHNAYEKDTYPYFADALDSGAALLELDVWTNVFGSSWRVSHSNPIGNDNNCENAANASQLRTKARNQNLAGCLADIRAWHDAHPGHRPVVLKLELKDGFQAKNGRGPAQLDTLLSDKLGSALFRPADLAGGHATLDEAVRAGGWPARSALAGRFVVELIPGTVEEGNPADTLWTDREYATHLRDLAAAGRLGNAAAFPAVHRAEAGDPRGRYTDAGIRPWFVVFDGDASTYAGGSIDTGWYALNRYLVVMTDAHNVAPAIDGTSPTQAQALDRLALLAGRHASIITADWHALTQVLSTVAPRAAG from the coding sequence ATGGGACACGGATGGCGTCGAGGGCTGACGACCGCGGCGGCCGGCCTGCTCGCTGTCGGACTGACCGCCGGATCTGCGCGTTCGGCCGACACGGGTGAGTCCGCCTACTCGGCGACCACCGGTGTCGGTGTGCACAACGCGTACGAGAAGGACACCTATCCCTACTTCGCCGACGCACTCGACTCCGGTGCGGCGCTTCTCGAGCTCGATGTGTGGACCAATGTCTTCGGCAGTTCCTGGCGGGTCTCGCACAGCAATCCGATCGGCAACGACAACAACTGCGAGAATGCCGCGAATGCGAGCCAGCTGCGCACCAAGGCGCGCAATCAGAACCTGGCAGGTTGTCTCGCGGACATCAGGGCCTGGCACGACGCGCACCCCGGGCACCGGCCGGTGGTGCTGAAGCTCGAACTCAAGGACGGTTTCCAGGCCAAGAACGGCCGGGGCCCCGCCCAGCTGGACACGCTGCTGTCCGACAAGCTCGGCAGCGCGCTGTTCCGGCCCGCCGATCTGGCCGGTGGCCATGCCACGCTCGACGAGGCGGTACGGGCCGGCGGCTGGCCCGCCCGGTCCGCGCTCGCCGGGCGCTTCGTCGTGGAGCTGATCCCCGGGACCGTCGAAGAGGGCAACCCCGCCGACACGCTGTGGACCGACCGGGAATACGCCACCCACCTCCGCGACCTCGCGGCGGCCGGGCGGCTGGGGAACGCGGCCGCCTTCCCCGCCGTGCACCGGGCCGAGGCCGGTGACCCGAGAGGGCGGTACACGGACGCGGGCATCCGGCCCTGGTTCGTGGTCTTCGACGGGGACGCCTCCACGTATGCCGGTGGGTCCATCGACACGGGGTGGTACGCCCTGAACCGGTATCTCGTCGTGATGACGGACGCCCACAATGTGGCGCCCGCCATCGACGGCACCAGCCCGACACAGGCACAGGCCCTCGACCGGCTCGCCCTGTTGGCGGGACGGCACGCAAGCATCATCACCGCCGACTGGCATGCGCTGACTCAGGTGCTTTCGACGGTCGCGCCACGCGCGGCGGGCTGA
- a CDS encoding aminoglycoside phosphotransferase family protein translates to MYTASSSVSAPPRPLRPMGAGAGPYLAPHAGPSAPGTVRPRRPAGPGAPLLSGRLDLSGPQGAQLRMAIASVHRICPEFNPVQVLRRSGRSVLLVGTTGRTTVVAKCLLDHSPVWSERFRHEIAAYRAFVRHRPPVRVPRLIAADPENCTLVIERMPGRVAALTRHPSEAPPRADVRAALGAISRVNAWRPAAGLFDAQLDYASRIARYHELGLFTDRDLGDLQKLLHGLAHAGGRQGMGQFCHGDALLSNILLSPTGPVLVDWEHAGWYLPGYDLATLWAVLGDAPVARRQISQLAQATGPAARDAFLVNLMLVLTREIRTYETAVQRAMRETTPAGGGQERPGVLSSGEEQRLLLRRLHDDCAMARRAVRAAVGTR, encoded by the coding sequence ATGTACACAGCATCGTCCTCCGTGTCCGCCCCGCCCCGGCCCCTGCGTCCCATGGGGGCGGGCGCCGGACCGTACCTCGCCCCGCATGCCGGTCCGTCGGCGCCCGGCACCGTCCGGCCCCGGCGGCCGGCGGGGCCGGGCGCCCCACTGCTCAGCGGGCGCCTGGATCTGTCCGGTCCGCAAGGCGCGCAGCTGAGGATGGCGATCGCCTCGGTGCACCGGATCTGCCCGGAGTTCAACCCGGTCCAGGTGCTGCGCCGCAGCGGGCGTTCGGTACTGCTCGTCGGCACCACCGGACGCACGACGGTGGTGGCGAAGTGTTTACTCGACCACTCCCCCGTCTGGTCGGAGCGGTTCCGCCACGAGATAGCGGCATACCGGGCTTTCGTCCGGCACCGTCCGCCGGTCCGGGTGCCGCGGCTCATCGCAGCGGACCCGGAGAACTGCACGCTGGTCATCGAGCGGATGCCAGGACGTGTGGCGGCGCTGACGAGGCACCCGTCGGAGGCTCCGCCCAGGGCCGATGTACGGGCCGCGCTCGGCGCGATCAGCCGGGTCAACGCCTGGCGACCGGCCGCCGGGTTGTTCGACGCCCAGCTGGACTACGCCTCACGCATCGCCCGCTATCACGAGCTGGGTCTCTTCACCGACCGTGATCTGGGTGACCTGCAGAAGCTGCTGCACGGCCTGGCGCATGCGGGCGGCCGTCAGGGCATGGGGCAGTTCTGCCACGGTGACGCCCTGCTCTCCAACATCCTGCTGTCGCCGACGGGTCCGGTGCTGGTGGACTGGGAGCACGCGGGCTGGTATCTGCCGGGGTACGACCTGGCGACGTTGTGGGCGGTGCTGGGTGACGCGCCGGTCGCGCGGCGGCAGATCAGCCAGCTGGCACAGGCCACGGGTCCGGCGGCGCGGGACGCGTTCCTGGTGAACCTGATGCTCGTACTGACGCGGGAGATCCGCACGTACGAGACGGCTGTGCAGCGGGCGATGCGGGAGACCACGCCCGCGGGCGGCGGTCAGGAGCGTCCGGGGGTGCTGTCGTCGGGCGAGGAGCAGCGGCTGCTGCTGCGCCGGTTGCACGACGACTGCGCGATGGCCCGGCGGGCTGTGCGTGCTGCGGTCGGCACTCGCTGA
- a CDS encoding DinB family protein produces MTWTAPEAQRTPGSLVAGEREMLTGYLGWFRSTLLQKCAALTGEQLAERTVPPSDLTLLGLLRHMAKVERTWFRERFAGQLLDPMYDPAQGKDADFEDLDPARAADDYARLVEECRLADAVIADASLDDTFTHGGEVFSLRLVHVHMIGEYARHIGHADLVRERLDGVTGD; encoded by the coding sequence ATGACTTGGACCGCACCTGAAGCTCAGCGCACTCCCGGCTCCCTGGTCGCCGGCGAGCGGGAGATGCTCACGGGATATCTCGGCTGGTTCCGCAGCACGCTGCTGCAGAAGTGCGCCGCCCTGACCGGCGAACAGCTCGCAGAAAGGACTGTTCCGCCGTCCGACCTCACCCTTCTCGGGCTGCTCCGCCATATGGCGAAGGTCGAACGCACCTGGTTCCGGGAGCGCTTCGCCGGGCAGTTGCTGGACCCGATGTACGACCCGGCCCAGGGCAAGGACGCGGACTTCGAGGACCTGGACCCGGCCCGTGCGGCCGACGACTATGCCCGCCTGGTCGAGGAGTGCCGTCTCGCGGACGCCGTCATCGCCGATGCGTCGCTCGACGACACCTTCACACATGGCGGCGAGGTCTTCTCGCTGCGCCTGGTGCATGTCCACATGATCGGGGAGTACGCGCGTCACATCGGCCATGCCGACCTGGTGCGCGAACGCCTCGACGGAGTGACGGGGGACTGA
- a CDS encoding SgcJ/EcaC family oxidoreductase — MGQGVTHLDGADPATVLGGADRGRIGAMNESPDEESVTPAVRDLYEELLRAWNRRDAHAYAALFAPDAAMIGFDGSQVRGSEVERHLAPIFADHPTAAYVWKVREVRPLGGNAAILRAIAGMVPPGQSELNAAMNAVQTLVAEYGSGSWRVALFQNTPAAYHHRPGLVEQHTDELQRVLRAEHGRHQG, encoded by the coding sequence ATGGGGCAGGGCGTAACACACCTGGATGGCGCCGATCCTGCCACGGTCCTCGGCGGCGCGGACCGTGGCAGGATCGGCGCCATGAACGAGAGCCCCGATGAGGAGTCCGTGACGCCTGCGGTGCGGGACCTCTACGAAGAGTTGCTCCGGGCCTGGAACCGCCGCGACGCTCATGCCTATGCGGCGCTGTTCGCCCCTGATGCCGCAATGATCGGGTTCGACGGAAGCCAGGTGCGCGGCTCGGAGGTGGAACGTCATCTCGCACCGATCTTCGCCGACCATCCGACCGCGGCATATGTGTGGAAGGTGCGGGAGGTGCGGCCGCTGGGCGGAAACGCGGCGATACTGCGCGCCATCGCGGGGATGGTGCCGCCGGGACAGTCCGAGTTGAATGCCGCGATGAATGCGGTGCAGACCCTGGTTGCCGAGTACGGTTCCGGGTCATGGCGTGTGGCCCTGTTCCAGAACACTCCGGCGGCGTACCACCACCGTCCGGGTCTTGTGGAGCAGCACACCGACGAACTTCAGCGGGTGCTCCGGGCAGAGCACGGTCGGCATCAGGGCTGA
- a CDS encoding potassium channel family protein, with amino-acid sequence MQQSFFALLLGRLLSNRWWRTFHARAALSVSSATAAVLLAGAALVVPAEEGAPGANITSFPKAVWWSIETATTVGYGDLYPVTVWGRVIASVMMLAGITTFGMVTASIATWFVGRAERDAQHVGRAVRRYARHGEEVFDAELRALHERFDRVERLLERNGER; translated from the coding sequence GTGCAGCAATCGTTCTTCGCGCTTCTGCTCGGTCGTCTGTTGAGCAACCGGTGGTGGCGCACCTTTCATGCCCGGGCCGCCCTGTCGGTGTCGTCGGCCACGGCCGCGGTCCTGCTGGCCGGGGCGGCATTGGTCGTTCCCGCCGAGGAGGGCGCGCCCGGGGCGAACATCACCTCGTTCCCCAAAGCCGTCTGGTGGTCCATCGAGACCGCGACGACGGTCGGGTACGGGGATCTGTACCCCGTGACCGTCTGGGGGCGGGTGATCGCCTCGGTGATGATGCTGGCCGGTATCACCACCTTCGGCATGGTCACCGCGTCCATCGCCACATGGTTCGTCGGCCGGGCCGAGCGGGATGCCCAGCATGTGGGCAGGGCGGTTCGCCGCTACGCCCGGCACGGCGAGGAAGTGTTCGACGCCGAGCTTCGGGCGCTTCACGAGAGGTTCGACCGTGTGGAGCGGCTGCTGGAGAGAAACGGCGAACGATAG
- a CDS encoding DNA-binding protein NsdB yields MTGEPNTRLSDLFGLAGWSKGELARMVNRQAAAMGHPQLATDTSRVRRWIDMGESPRDPVPEVLAALFTERLGRVVTIEDLGFGRRGRVGKRQEVGTEHNPDGLPWAPERTAAVLTEFTGMDLMLNRRGLVSAGAALAAGSTITGPMHDWLHTDPVLAADAPRIDDPLHADPAGFDRYEAAPIGSEEIEALERSVEVFRAWDASRGGGLQRKAVVGQLNEVGGMLAYRHPDHLQRRLWGVAANLAVLAGWMSHDIGLEPTAQKYFVIAAHAAREGGDRPRAGEALSRAARQMVHLGRPDDALDLMKLAKSGSGDMVLPRTQAMLHTIEAWAQASMGRGQAMRRTLGKAEELFVSDKGDVPPPSWMQLFDEADLHGMQALAFRTLAEHEPSVAVIAQRHAKQALELRANGRQRSKIFDYISLASACFIADDPEQADRYARLALVTMGETSSHRTWDRLREMYRLTGQFAGYAKIEDLREEINLAMPQSSVIKRPRSSEI; encoded by the coding sequence GTGACCGGAGAACCCAACACCCGTCTGTCGGATCTGTTCGGCCTTGCCGGCTGGTCCAAGGGCGAACTCGCGAGAATGGTGAACCGGCAGGCGGCGGCCATGGGCCACCCGCAGCTGGCCACCGACACCTCGCGCGTGAGGCGCTGGATCGACATGGGGGAGTCCCCCCGCGATCCCGTGCCCGAAGTGCTGGCAGCCCTGTTCACCGAGCGACTCGGTCGTGTCGTGACCATCGAGGACCTCGGGTTCGGCCGGCGCGGGCGTGTGGGGAAGCGGCAAGAGGTCGGGACGGAACACAATCCCGACGGTCTGCCGTGGGCGCCCGAACGGACGGCAGCGGTCCTCACCGAATTCACGGGAATGGACCTCATGCTCAACCGACGCGGCTTGGTGAGCGCGGGCGCCGCGCTCGCCGCAGGATCGACCATCACCGGCCCCATGCACGACTGGCTGCACACCGACCCCGTGTTGGCGGCCGACGCTCCACGGATCGACGACCCCCTCCATGCGGACCCGGCCGGCTTCGACCGGTACGAGGCCGCACCCATCGGATCGGAGGAGATCGAAGCGCTCGAACGGTCCGTCGAGGTGTTCCGCGCCTGGGACGCCTCCCGGGGCGGCGGACTCCAGCGCAAGGCGGTCGTGGGCCAGCTCAACGAGGTGGGCGGCATGCTCGCCTACCGCCACCCCGACCATCTGCAGCGCCGCCTCTGGGGCGTTGCCGCCAACCTCGCCGTGCTCGCCGGATGGATGTCCCACGACATCGGCCTCGAACCCACCGCCCAGAAGTACTTCGTCATCGCCGCCCATGCGGCACGCGAGGGCGGCGACCGCCCGCGCGCGGGCGAGGCGCTCTCCCGGGCGGCCCGTCAGATGGTGCACCTGGGCCGTCCCGACGACGCGCTGGACCTGATGAAGCTCGCCAAGTCCGGTTCCGGGGACATGGTGCTGCCACGCACCCAGGCGATGCTGCACACCATCGAGGCCTGGGCGCAGGCGTCCATGGGCCGGGGACAGGCCATGCGGCGTACGCTCGGCAAGGCCGAGGAGCTCTTCGTATCGGACAAGGGCGATGTGCCGCCGCCCAGTTGGATGCAGCTGTTCGACGAGGCGGACCTGCACGGCATGCAGGCCCTGGCGTTCCGCACGCTCGCCGAGCACGAGCCGTCGGTGGCCGTCATCGCCCAGCGCCACGCCAAGCAGGCCCTGGAACTGCGCGCCAACGGGCGCCAGCGCTCCAAGATCTTCGACTACATTTCGCTCGCCTCGGCGTGCTTCATCGCCGACGACCCGGAGCAGGCCGACCGATATGCGCGGCTCGCCCTGGTGACGATGGGGGAGACCTCCTCGCACCGAACCTGGGACCGGCTGCGCGAAATGTACCGGCTCACAGGTCAGTTCGCCGGGTACGCGAAGATCGAGGACCTGCGTGAGGAGATCAATCTCGCGATGCCGCAGAGCTCCGTGATCAAGCGGCCGAGAAGCTCGGAGATCTGA
- a CDS encoding type B 50S ribosomal protein L31 — protein sequence MKPRIHPVSRPVVFRDRAAGVAFLTRSTADADQRVEWEDGKSYPVIDVETSSASHPFYTGTNRVVDTAGRIEQFRRRYGTTVPSGQ from the coding sequence ATGAAGCCCCGCATCCACCCCGTCTCCCGCCCGGTCGTCTTCCGCGACCGCGCCGCGGGGGTCGCCTTCCTGACCCGGTCGACCGCTGACGCCGATCAGCGCGTGGAGTGGGAGGACGGCAAGAGCTACCCGGTCATCGATGTGGAGACCTCGTCGGCGAGCCACCCGTTCTACACCGGGACCAACCGGGTGGTGGACACCGCGGGCCGGATCGAGCAGTTCCGGCGCCGCTACGGAACGACGGTGCCCTCCGGGCAGTGA
- the asnB gene encoding asparagine synthase (glutamine-hydrolyzing), producing MCGITGWISFDRDLRSDSAVLDAMTATMACRGPDDSGTYFDGPAGLGHRRLAIIDLPGGRQPMTARTPQGDVAMVYSGEAYNYPELRVELAGLGHRFTTDSDTEVVLHGYLEWGDAVAERLNGMYAFAVWDARTQKLVMIRDRMGIKPFYYAPTADGVLFGSEPKAILANPLARRAVTLDGLRELFAFVKTPGHAVWDGMHEVEPGTVVTVDRDGLHRRTYWTLETRPHTADQATSIATVRELLDDIVRRQLVSDVPRCTLLSGGLDSSAMTAIAARQLAERGETVRSFAVDFVGQADNFVADELRATPDTPYVHDVARAAGTEHLDIVLDSQALADPDVRARVIRARDLPMGFGDMDASLYLLFKAIREHSTVALSGESADEVFGGYLQFFDEEARAADTFPWLVKFGEHFGDDADVLRPDLTDALDLPEYIRHSYAVATAGIRRLDGESDFEYRMRRICHLHLTRFVRVLLDRKDRTSMAVGLEVRVPYCDHRLVEYVYNTPWSLKSFDGREKSLLREATRDVLPQSVYDRVKSPYPSTQDPKYAIALQEQAKDLLARPSHRVFELVDRDRLKRAAHRELPQITQASRRGLERTLDLALWLDLYDPELLLD from the coding sequence ATGTGCGGCATCACCGGCTGGATCTCCTTCGACCGCGATCTGCGGTCCGACTCCGCCGTACTCGACGCGATGACCGCGACGATGGCGTGCCGGGGCCCCGACGACAGCGGCACGTACTTCGACGGCCCGGCCGGCCTGGGGCACCGCAGGCTCGCCATCATCGACCTGCCGGGCGGCCGTCAGCCGATGACGGCCCGGACCCCGCAGGGCGACGTGGCGATGGTGTACTCCGGCGAGGCGTACAACTACCCCGAGCTCAGAGTCGAACTGGCCGGTCTCGGACACCGGTTCACCACCGACTCCGACACCGAGGTCGTGCTCCACGGCTACCTGGAGTGGGGGGACGCGGTGGCCGAGCGGCTCAACGGCATGTACGCCTTCGCCGTGTGGGACGCCCGCACGCAGAAACTGGTGATGATCCGCGATCGCATGGGCATCAAGCCCTTCTACTACGCCCCCACGGCGGACGGCGTGCTGTTCGGCTCCGAGCCGAAGGCGATCCTCGCCAACCCTCTCGCCCGGCGCGCGGTCACCCTGGACGGCCTGCGTGAGCTGTTCGCCTTCGTGAAGACTCCGGGGCACGCCGTCTGGGACGGGATGCACGAGGTCGAGCCCGGCACAGTCGTCACCGTCGACCGCGACGGGCTGCACCGGCGCACCTACTGGACCCTGGAGACGCGGCCGCACACCGCCGACCAGGCCACCTCGATCGCCACCGTGCGCGAGCTGCTCGACGACATCGTGCGCCGCCAGCTGGTCTCCGACGTGCCGCGCTGCACACTCCTGTCGGGCGGTCTGGATTCGTCCGCCATGACCGCCATCGCCGCCCGGCAACTCGCGGAACGCGGCGAGACGGTGCGCAGTTTCGCAGTGGACTTCGTGGGGCAGGCCGACAACTTCGTCGCGGACGAGCTGCGCGCCACGCCCGACACGCCGTACGTGCACGACGTGGCCAGGGCGGCCGGCACCGAGCACCTCGACATCGTGCTCGACTCCCAGGCGCTCGCCGATCCCGACGTGCGGGCGCGGGTGATCCGGGCCCGTGACCTGCCGATGGGCTTCGGCGACATGGACGCGTCGTTGTACCTGCTGTTCAAGGCGATTCGCGAGCACTCCACGGTGGCCCTGTCCGGCGAGTCCGCCGACGAGGTGTTCGGCGGCTACCTCCAGTTCTTCGACGAAGAGGCCCGCGCCGCCGACACCTTCCCGTGGCTGGTGAAGTTCGGGGAGCACTTCGGGGACGACGCCGATGTCCTGCGCCCCGACCTGACGGACGCGCTCGACCTGCCCGAGTACATCCGCCACAGTTACGCGGTCGCCACAGCCGGGATCCGCCGCCTGGACGGCGAGTCCGACTTCGAGTACCGGATGCGGCGGATCTGTCACCTGCACCTGACCCGCTTCGTGCGGGTGCTCCTGGACCGCAAGGACCGGACGAGCATGGCCGTCGGCCTGGAGGTTCGAGTGCCTTACTGCGACCACCGGCTCGTCGAGTACGTGTACAACACGCCATGGTCGCTGAAGTCGTTCGACGGCCGGGAGAAGAGCCTGCTGCGGGAGGCCACCCGCGATGTGCTCCCCCAGTCGGTGTACGACCGGGTGAAGAGCCCGTATCCGTCCACGCAGGATCCGAAGTACGCGATCGCCCTACAGGAGCAGGCCAAGGATCTGCTGGCCCGCCCCTCCCACCGGGTCTTCGAACTCGTGGACCGGGACCGGCTGAAGCGGGCCGCGCACCGTGAACTCCCGCAGATCACCCAGGCGTCGCGGCGCGGACTGGAGCGCACCCTGGATCTGGCTCTCTGGCTCGATCTCTACGATCCCGAGCTGCTGCTCGACTGA
- a CDS encoding DUF4389 domain-containing protein, protein MADAQWTGPRGADLGEWLPVLDLVEPPRQRRLTVLVRLLLLIPHFIVLFFLHIAAFFTVIVGWFAALVLGRLPEPVFRFLAGYLGYRMRVSASAMLLIDRYPPFTLTPPPDYPVQIEVRPTELNRLAVFFRLFLMIPAAVVQGLASSGWWALSFIWWLITLVLGRMPRPLFEASAATLRYSMRFAAYFMMLTPAYPKGFFGDDALSVPEQQTRSATRPLVMSGAGKALLTLFLIIGVAADITTSATTAWTSDTTDSW, encoded by the coding sequence ATGGCTGACGCCCAGTGGACGGGCCCCAGGGGAGCGGACCTTGGCGAATGGCTGCCCGTTCTGGACCTCGTCGAGCCGCCGAGACAACGGCGACTCACCGTCCTGGTGCGACTCCTCCTGCTGATCCCGCACTTCATCGTGTTGTTCTTCCTCCACATCGCGGCCTTCTTCACCGTCATCGTGGGCTGGTTCGCCGCCCTGGTCCTGGGGCGGCTGCCCGAACCGGTCTTCCGCTTCCTCGCCGGATATCTCGGTTACCGGATGCGGGTCAGCGCGAGCGCGATGCTGCTGATCGACCGCTATCCGCCGTTCACGCTGACCCCGCCACCGGACTACCCGGTGCAGATCGAGGTACGGCCGACCGAGCTCAACCGGCTGGCCGTCTTCTTCCGGCTGTTCCTGATGATTCCGGCGGCCGTCGTGCAGGGCCTCGCCTCGTCGGGCTGGTGGGCACTGTCCTTCATCTGGTGGCTGATCACGCTCGTCCTGGGGCGCATGCCCCGTCCCCTCTTCGAGGCCTCGGCCGCCACACTCCGCTACAGCATGCGTTTCGCCGCCTACTTCATGATGCTCACGCCGGCCTACCCCAAGGGGTTCTTCGGTGACGACGCCCTCTCCGTACCGGAGCAGCAGACGCGTTCTGCCACCCGACCGCTGGTCATGAGCGGTGCAGGGAAGGCCCTGCTGACCCTGTTTCTGATCATCGGAGTGGCCGCCGACATCACTACCTCCGCGACGACCGCATGGACATCGGACACCACCGACAGTTGGTGA